In Treponema denticola, one genomic interval encodes:
- the flcA gene encoding periplasmic flagellar collar protein FlcA, with the protein MPNIKELEKFKDQLLKIANEPEITAKWGERREEIPLPKEMPLPDVNVDDLLGFTEESKAAPEQGPDDLSEFDTADNFPKEEDNFEQEKPDTDESEEIISQNPKEISLFTEALDDDIEPLDDKEENENYSQDFESMLSDLNIDEPSTEDKAQDLNDDFPDVPEALLSGFGDMVEKAREEPEISETSFPDFDTDFTLNSKPDIETIADPEIQDSLEASGDLGDLEEIGDDADSGLEDLKLDDLKIDDLDSQVDSDTEKTSLSQASEPNYKEFDLSNEDFSDMEEIEPLEDNEGDSIDLSFEDGPIEDDPLSNFDEMDSPSLIESAEISEDEQTSPDFQNGQDEASQNRTFTDIDIPDIDEHTAFAIDDNVLNTEMSGDIDDFSVPESFIQFSPDKNFKFFDSKKQINEEEYEGKIPLSISEDEYDHLIDRISSFPLNLRIEIEDYLVNADDSELNKMEIVHMIVNDASLRRIVGKLESILDKSIPIPRGFDKKSYEEYEKEKRSLKYRFMHKILPAAVLAAVVLGFIFSVFVLVWQFIYKPIVAEGIYKEGIANIESGQYEKALNRFEDAGAYKKKRKWYFKFANAFREKKQFLSAETIYERLLFDFNHDRQGGIEYADMLSTDLRNYEKAEKILRRGVLDYHINDQSALLALGDVYLDWADEDSQKYEEARKTYASLINLYGNKEVFSGRMMRYFIRTDNLAEVLNLKNYFINKKIDDEDLIELSGYLLEKRYEPKTTDSENLIGKIDDLRDLLEKAIKKRPESPEANYNMGRFFLHNNKENAAKDYLVNAINLYEDSIKMTPKRTIRQIDAMRLYGELIAGGKLYNEAQTIYSNALAKYETYTSQKSIYPSAVIGKLYADYGDISYFIAGDYDDALDAYENAVKELNDSPSIRYRIGYIHYQKENYAEAMKAMTLAYSQKPNDRNLLYGFGNVLFKHTNYFAAQAYYERLMELLESERIRKGIIFPQTRVDHAAFVEDYMHTSNNLAVVLNRIAVQNGDSNKNGRAVSLLGESTRAWDALNRNPETMIRAKTINLAYANIQNMVKPRSAFVPEIYSDIPKTLENEKILQQTEDR; encoded by the coding sequence ATGCCTAATATAAAAGAGCTTGAAAAATTCAAAGATCAACTTCTCAAAATAGCGAATGAACCCGAAATAACGGCTAAATGGGGTGAGAGGCGTGAAGAAATTCCTTTGCCTAAAGAAATGCCTCTCCCCGATGTAAATGTGGATGACTTATTAGGTTTTACGGAAGAAAGCAAGGCTGCACCTGAACAAGGGCCGGATGACCTTTCAGAGTTTGATACGGCAGATAATTTTCCGAAAGAAGAAGATAATTTTGAACAAGAGAAGCCCGATACGGATGAGTCTGAAGAAATAATTTCACAAAACCCGAAAGAGATATCTTTGTTTACCGAAGCTTTGGATGACGATATCGAGCCTTTAGATGATAAAGAAGAAAATGAAAATTACTCCCAAGACTTTGAATCCATGCTTTCGGATCTCAATATTGACGAACCTTCAACAGAAGATAAAGCCCAAGACTTAAATGATGATTTTCCCGATGTACCTGAAGCTCTTCTCTCAGGTTTTGGCGACATGGTTGAAAAAGCAAGGGAGGAACCTGAAATCAGTGAAACATCCTTCCCCGACTTTGATACCGATTTCACTCTTAATTCAAAACCGGATATTGAAACTATTGCAGATCCGGAAATTCAAGACAGTTTAGAAGCCTCCGGGGATCTGGGAGATCTTGAAGAAATCGGGGATGATGCAGATTCAGGCCTTGAAGACCTTAAACTTGATGACCTTAAAATCGATGATTTAGATTCCCAAGTTGATTCGGATACTGAGAAAACTTCTCTTTCTCAAGCTTCAGAACCTAATTATAAAGAATTTGACCTTTCAAACGAAGATTTCTCCGATATGGAAGAAATTGAGCCCCTTGAAGACAATGAAGGGGACAGCATAGACCTATCTTTTGAAGACGGGCCAATCGAAGATGACCCCCTTTCAAATTTTGATGAAATGGACAGTCCTTCATTGATTGAAAGTGCAGAAATCAGCGAAGACGAACAAACTTCACCCGATTTTCAGAACGGACAAGACGAGGCTAGCCAAAACAGAACCTTTACAGATATTGATATTCCGGATATAGACGAACACACGGCTTTTGCTATCGATGATAATGTATTAAATACGGAAATGAGCGGAGATATAGATGATTTTTCCGTTCCGGAAAGTTTTATACAGTTTTCACCCGATAAGAATTTTAAATTTTTCGATTCAAAAAAGCAAATAAATGAAGAAGAATACGAAGGTAAAATTCCTCTATCCATTTCCGAAGATGAATATGACCATTTAATAGACAGAATTTCATCATTTCCTTTAAATTTAAGAATAGAAATTGAAGACTATCTTGTTAATGCAGACGATTCCGAATTAAACAAGATGGAAATAGTTCATATGATTGTCAACGATGCATCTCTAAGACGTATAGTAGGCAAACTTGAAAGCATTTTAGATAAATCCATTCCTATTCCGCGCGGCTTTGATAAAAAATCATATGAAGAATATGAAAAGGAAAAAAGAAGCTTAAAGTACCGCTTTATGCATAAAATCTTACCTGCTGCGGTTTTAGCAGCGGTAGTCCTCGGCTTTATTTTTTCGGTTTTTGTACTTGTCTGGCAGTTTATATACAAACCGATAGTAGCGGAAGGGATTTACAAAGAAGGAATAGCCAATATTGAATCGGGGCAATATGAAAAGGCATTAAACCGCTTTGAGGATGCCGGAGCATATAAAAAGAAACGAAAATGGTACTTTAAATTTGCCAATGCTTTCCGTGAAAAAAAGCAGTTTCTATCCGCAGAAACTATTTATGAGCGGCTTTTATTTGACTTTAACCATGACCGTCAAGGCGGTATCGAATACGCAGATATGCTGAGTACCGATTTACGCAATTATGAAAAAGCAGAAAAGATTTTACGCAGAGGTGTTTTAGATTATCACATAAACGATCAAAGTGCTCTTTTAGCATTGGGAGATGTATATTTGGATTGGGCAGATGAAGATTCCCAAAAGTATGAAGAAGCACGAAAAACTTATGCAAGCCTCATAAACCTCTATGGTAATAAAGAGGTCTTTTCAGGCAGGATGATGCGTTACTTTATCCGTACAGATAATTTAGCCGAAGTTTTAAACTTAAAAAATTATTTTATAAACAAAAAAATAGATGATGAAGACCTTATCGAGCTCAGCGGCTATCTTCTTGAAAAAAGGTATGAGCCAAAAACCACAGATTCGGAAAATTTAATAGGAAAAATAGATGACCTGAGGGATCTTTTAGAAAAAGCTATCAAAAAAAGGCCGGAAAGTCCTGAAGCTAATTATAATATGGGACGCTTCTTTTTACATAATAATAAAGAAAATGCAGCAAAAGATTACCTTGTAAACGCAATAAATCTCTACGAAGACAGCATAAAAATGACCCCTAAGCGGACCATCAGGCAGATAGATGCAATGCGTCTTTATGGAGAGCTTATAGCAGGAGGCAAACTATATAATGAAGCGCAAACAATTTATTCAAATGCCTTGGCTAAATATGAGACATACACATCTCAAAAAAGCATATATCCGTCAGCGGTTATAGGTAAACTCTACGCCGACTACGGAGATATCTCTTACTTTATTGCAGGAGATTACGATGATGCCTTGGATGCCTATGAAAATGCAGTAAAGGAGTTAAACGACAGCCCATCAATTCGATATAGGATTGGATACATTCATTATCAAAAAGAAAACTATGCTGAAGCTATGAAAGCTATGACTCTTGCTTATAGCCAAAAACCTAATGATAGAAATCTTTTATACGGTTTTGGAAATGTATTATTTAAGCATACCAATTATTTTGCTGCTCAAGCCTATTATGAAAGACTAATGGAATTATTGGAGTCGGAGCGGATCAGAAAAGGTATTATCTTCCCTCAAACCCGTGTAGATCACGCAGCCTTTGTCGAAGACTATATGCATACTTCAAATAACCTTGCAGTAGTGCTTAATAGGATTGCGGTTCAAAATGGAGACTCAAACAAAAACGGAAGAGCTGTATCTTTATTAGGAGAATCTACACGAGCTTGGGATGCTTTAAACAGAAATCCTGAAACTATGATTAGGGCAAAAACGATAAACCTTGCTTATGCAAATATTCAAAACATGGTAAAACCAAGGTCTGCATTTGTGCCTGAAATTTACAGCGATATTCCTAAGACCCTTGAAAACGAAAAAATTCTACAACAAACGGAAGACAGATAG
- a CDS encoding DUF4912 domain-containing protein, which translates to MNLSKSYLQSVSTEDLFQIAETHGVFVSKGLSRNLIIEELLELNEDRSKITDKLFYAQNENFTSEDEVSDKENTGLVVSYNTTEIHVLLRDPMWAFAFWDFYKPEFINIISDADFDSFFLRVNLFSQTDLSEVYDYFDIDVSDSDRSRYFYLSFEDSITRVELCSRTLEGDVSILAKSNFIQLKRENIPRNLCVLENDVSSPLYLSGLSVLKKHHFKNYRQAFRGKGE; encoded by the coding sequence GTGAATTTATCAAAAAGTTATTTACAATCCGTTTCGACGGAAGATCTTTTTCAAATTGCTGAAACACATGGCGTTTTTGTATCGAAAGGTCTTTCTAGGAATCTAATCATAGAAGAGCTGCTTGAGTTGAATGAAGACAGATCTAAGATTACCGATAAGCTTTTTTATGCACAAAACGAAAATTTTACATCTGAGGATGAAGTTTCAGATAAAGAAAATACAGGTTTGGTTGTCTCATACAATACAACCGAAATTCATGTCTTACTCAGAGATCCTATGTGGGCTTTTGCGTTTTGGGATTTTTATAAGCCTGAGTTTATAAACATTATAAGTGATGCAGATTTTGATTCTTTCTTTTTGAGGGTAAATTTGTTTTCTCAAACCGATTTATCGGAAGTATATGACTATTTTGATATTGATGTAAGCGATTCCGATAGGAGCAGATATTTTTATCTTTCATTTGAAGATAGTATAACAAGGGTAGAGCTTTGTTCCCGGACATTGGAAGGTGATGTTTCGATTTTAGCAAAGTCTAATTTTATACAGCTTAAACGGGAAAATATTCCGAGAAACCTGTGTGTACTTGAAAACGATGTAAGTTCTCCGCTCTACCTTTCCGGTCTTTCTGTGTTAAAAAAACATCATTTTAAAAACTATCGTCAGGCTTTTAGAGGAAAAGGGGAGTAG
- a CDS encoding glycoside hydrolase family 57 protein — protein sequence MKDCNLLFILDAHLPYVRNEVEEGFVEDEWLFDALSYLYLPILKMCSNLKKDNIPFKLGAAFEPALCDMLADKVLQNRYRINIQRKIEFAKKELERFSECENTKKLIQYNLKRFNDNKRIFEDCGGDVLKQFDLLSQQGYIELLATTATNCFLPFFLNMPEAIAAQVEMGQINYRKHFSAVPSGFWIPSMAYFEGLDDIIRSYGYDYTVVSSEAFLLCDKVPPAGVFSAAVSKNGLKFLATDLCACRSIYDEADGFAENKVYIDVKDDVGFKLSEEYLASVFETSKGRRAIGFRYWSKEEDTPYDIHKAHSQSWADAEDYVNSRTEALRAIKETKTCESPFSLLIISSEFFGKKWCEGFIWLERVFRLINDSDCLKSVFPSAAVNLSKQLYTVKPFFSSFLPSGYAAELLTKENDWMYRYIIKITERMIGLVEMFPEDGSLKERVLNAAAREVLLLQSLYWPLYANDPQLKDFAERRFVEHVNSFTAAYEALGADSPDAKWLSNRENKYPIFKNINYRIFSRKK from the coding sequence TTGAAAGATTGTAATTTACTTTTTATTTTGGATGCACATCTGCCTTATGTCCGTAATGAGGTTGAAGAAGGATTTGTAGAAGACGAATGGCTTTTTGATGCTTTGTCATATCTATATCTTCCGATTTTAAAAATGTGTTCTAATTTGAAGAAGGATAATATTCCGTTTAAATTGGGTGCGGCTTTTGAACCGGCTTTATGCGATATGCTTGCCGATAAGGTTTTACAGAATAGGTACCGAATTAATATTCAGCGTAAAATAGAATTTGCAAAAAAAGAACTTGAACGTTTTTCTGAATGTGAAAATACAAAAAAACTTATTCAATATAATTTAAAACGTTTTAATGATAATAAAAGAATTTTTGAGGATTGCGGAGGCGATGTGTTAAAACAGTTTGATCTGCTTTCTCAACAAGGTTATATAGAGCTTTTGGCTACCACAGCAACAAATTGTTTTTTGCCGTTTTTTTTAAATATGCCTGAAGCTATTGCTGCACAAGTGGAAATGGGACAAATAAATTACCGTAAACATTTTAGTGCTGTGCCGTCCGGTTTTTGGATTCCGTCTATGGCTTATTTTGAGGGCTTGGATGATATTATAAGAAGCTACGGCTATGATTATACGGTTGTCTCCTCAGAAGCCTTTTTGCTTTGTGATAAGGTACCTCCTGCAGGAGTGTTTTCAGCTGCGGTTTCTAAAAACGGTTTAAAGTTTTTAGCCACTGATCTTTGTGCCTGCCGTTCTATTTATGACGAGGCTGACGGCTTTGCCGAAAATAAAGTTTATATTGATGTAAAAGATGATGTAGGGTTTAAACTATCTGAAGAGTATTTAGCATCCGTTTTTGAGACTTCAAAAGGAAGGCGTGCAATCGGTTTCCGCTACTGGTCAAAGGAAGAAGATACTCCTTATGATATACATAAAGCTCATTCACAAAGTTGGGCAGATGCCGAAGATTATGTGAATTCCCGTACTGAAGCTTTAAGGGCTATAAAAGAAACAAAAACTTGCGAATCTCCTTTTTCTCTTTTGATTATTTCATCCGAGTTTTTTGGAAAAAAATGGTGTGAAGGTTTTATATGGCTTGAAAGAGTCTTTAGGTTAATAAATGATAGTGATTGCTTAAAATCTGTTTTTCCGTCCGCAGCTGTAAATTTGTCCAAACAGCTTTATACAGTTAAACCGTTTTTTTCTTCTTTTTTACCTTCAGGATATGCTGCTGAACTTTTAACAAAAGAAAATGACTGGATGTATAGATATATAATTAAGATTACGGAAAGAATGATAGGATTAGTAGAGATGTTCCCTGAAGACGGCAGTTTAAAAGAGCGTGTTTTAAATGCTGCTGCAAGAGAGGTTCTTCTTTTACAATCTTTATATTGGCCTCTGTATGCAAATGATCCACAGCTTAAAGACTTTGCAGAAAGACGCTTTGTAGAACATGTTAATTCTTTTACGGCAGCCTATGAAGCTCTTGGAGCGGATTCTCCTGATGCAAAATGGCTTTCCAATCGTGAAAATAAATATCCGATTTTTAAAAATATTAATTACCGTATTTTTAGCCGTAAAAAATAA
- the alr gene encoding alanine racemase: MRATKAIIHLDNLQYNIKEIKKRLNKDVKLCLPVKADAYGHGAVRVAVAAIRAGVSYLAVASIQEAVELREAGIVAPIISLSLPVLEEIPELLKYDIEPLVIDEEFINDLNRFAKKLNKKAGVHLKIDTGMRRIGCSPMEAVKLAVQIDRAENLELKGVCTHFAVSDSTDEKNIKFTKKQISVFKDSIKEIKKAGINPGLIHAANSGAVLQYPEAQFDMVRPGILVYGYAPSPSLNNLIDLKPVMELVTQVVLIKKIEKDTSVSYDRCWTAEKETFVATLPIGYADGLMRSLSGLKVRIGKDFFPIIGRICMDQCMIDIGSSPWVQRWDEVCIFGPVSKEHPKNNTAQDLAKIAGTIPYELTCDINKRVPRIFIDETIQ, from the coding sequence ATGAGAGCGACAAAGGCGATTATCCATTTGGATAACTTACAATATAATATTAAAGAAATAAAAAAGCGGCTTAACAAGGATGTAAAGCTTTGTCTTCCGGTCAAGGCCGATGCTTACGGACATGGGGCTGTGAGGGTTGCGGTTGCAGCAATAAGGGCAGGGGTTTCTTATTTGGCTGTCGCCTCCATTCAGGAAGCTGTCGAATTAAGAGAGGCCGGTATTGTAGCCCCGATTATTTCTTTAAGTCTTCCCGTGCTTGAAGAAATTCCTGAGCTTTTAAAATACGATATTGAGCCCTTGGTTATAGATGAGGAGTTTATAAACGATTTAAACCGTTTTGCAAAAAAACTGAATAAGAAGGCCGGGGTTCATCTTAAAATAGATACCGGAATGCGAAGGATAGGCTGCTCCCCTATGGAAGCCGTTAAACTTGCGGTACAGATAGACCGTGCCGAAAATCTTGAGCTTAAAGGAGTGTGTACACATTTTGCCGTTTCGGATTCTACCGATGAAAAAAATATTAAATTTACAAAAAAACAGATTTCTGTTTTTAAGGACTCAATAAAAGAAATAAAAAAAGCGGGGATTAATCCCGGATTAATTCATGCCGCAAATTCCGGGGCTGTTCTTCAATATCCCGAAGCCCAGTTCGATATGGTGCGTCCGGGAATCTTGGTTTACGGTTATGCTCCCTCTCCATCGCTAAATAACTTAATAGATTTAAAGCCTGTAATGGAGCTTGTTACACAGGTAGTGCTTATCAAAAAAATTGAAAAGGATACAAGCGTTTCTTATGATAGATGTTGGACAGCCGAAAAAGAAACCTTTGTTGCAACTCTTCCTATAGGCTATGCGGATGGGCTCATGCGTTCCCTTAGCGGATTAAAAGTGAGAATAGGAAAAGATTTTTTTCCTATTATCGGACGCATTTGTATGGATCAATGTATGATAGATATAGGTTCTTCTCCGTGGGTTCAAAGATGGGATGAGGTTTGTATCTTCGGCCCTGTTTCAAAAGAACATCCTAAAAATAATACGGCTCAAGATCTTGCAAAGATTGCCGGAACCATTCCATACGAGCTGACATGCGATATAAACAAAAGAGTTCCGCGTATTTTTATTGATGAAACCATACAATAA
- the ispH gene encoding 4-hydroxy-3-methylbut-2-enyl diphosphate reductase — translation MVVKRAEVLGYCSGVRRAVDTVLKLAKENTEKKFGLYTFGPLIHNPSTMLLLEQMGVKILDTENFTGDEDYKDSVIVIRAHGIPPSKKSELEKSGAKVIDATCSRVKASQALAKKHSEEAFVILAGDKNHGELISIAGYAEGKCLIVQNAEEAALIDLPSFLSVNGSAVLIAQTTIKESEYEAIASALKKRISDLKVFNTICPATYDRQAALKKLAYEVDALLVIGGKNSANTKRLFQTAVDTKKPSWLIEDASEIPKEIFSYSMVGLTAGASTPDFIIDEVEKKLLEG, via the coding sequence ATGGTTGTAAAACGTGCGGAAGTTTTAGGTTATTGTTCCGGAGTACGCAGAGCCGTTGATACGGTTCTTAAACTAGCAAAAGAAAACACTGAAAAGAAATTCGGTCTTTATACATTCGGCCCTCTGATTCATAATCCTTCTACAATGCTACTGTTAGAACAAATGGGTGTAAAAATTCTTGACACTGAAAATTTTACAGGAGATGAAGACTATAAAGATTCTGTTATCGTAATAAGGGCTCACGGTATTCCTCCGTCAAAAAAAAGCGAACTGGAAAAAAGCGGGGCTAAGGTGATAGATGCAACATGCTCAAGAGTAAAGGCCAGTCAGGCCCTTGCAAAAAAACATTCTGAAGAAGCCTTTGTTATTTTAGCCGGAGATAAAAACCACGGAGAACTTATAAGCATTGCAGGTTATGCGGAAGGAAAATGCTTAATTGTTCAAAATGCCGAAGAAGCTGCTTTAATAGATTTACCTTCTTTTTTGAGTGTAAACGGGAGTGCCGTTTTAATTGCTCAAACGACGATTAAGGAATCGGAATATGAGGCAATAGCTTCGGCTTTGAAGAAAAGGATTTCCGATTTAAAAGTCTTTAATACGATTTGTCCTGCAACCTACGATAGGCAGGCTGCCTTAAAAAAATTAGCTTATGAAGTTGATGCACTTTTAGTAATCGGCGGAAAAAATTCGGCAAACACAAAAAGACTTTTTCAAACCGCTGTTGACACAAAAAAGCCTTCATGGTTAATCGAAGATGCCTCTGAAATACCGAAAGAGATTTTTTCTTATTCCATGGTTGGTTTAACAGCCGGAGCTTCAACTCCCGATTTTATAATCGATGAGGTAGAAAAAAAATTACTTGAGGGATAA
- a CDS encoding GNAT family N-acetyltransferase → MSIKSISLTDKIISQKEVKDFLQKADLNQRGSLIGLFDKKKIIGAGSLYTNSFHPYRDYINIHIDKDYRNKGLGCRLLKALKEKSEKKRFQVMCSYGKEELIQFLLKEGFVLARRSYSFDLKKEAQNIFLSKETSTEFKNMQIKPFINLNSKEKEEFKKIFYFNYADTHKSINPLNKDICIKEFSNEILADCDEEMSSCLISNNEVSAYVIVYIEKFPEIGYLGGRTIEEIETYLNYFQVIINNLLNAYEQIYFEIDDTDYYAFPLITALQVNCKESYNTYILD, encoded by the coding sequence ATGAGTATAAAATCAATTAGTCTTACCGATAAAATTATTTCTCAAAAGGAAGTAAAAGACTTTCTTCAAAAAGCTGATCTCAACCAAAGAGGAAGTTTAATCGGCTTATTCGATAAAAAAAAGATAATCGGAGCAGGCAGTCTTTACACAAATTCTTTTCATCCATACAGAGATTATATAAATATCCATATCGATAAAGACTATAGAAACAAAGGATTGGGGTGCCGGCTTTTAAAAGCCTTAAAAGAAAAATCCGAAAAAAAAAGATTTCAAGTTATGTGTTCTTACGGTAAAGAGGAGTTAATTCAATTTTTACTTAAAGAAGGTTTTGTTTTAGCCCGCAGGTCATATAGTTTTGATCTAAAAAAAGAAGCTCAAAATATTTTTTTGTCAAAGGAAACTTCTACTGAATTTAAAAATATGCAGATAAAACCTTTTATAAATTTAAATTCAAAAGAAAAAGAAGAATTCAAAAAAATATTTTACTTTAATTATGCCGACACACACAAAAGCATAAACCCGCTCAATAAAGATATATGTATAAAAGAATTTTCAAATGAAATTTTAGCCGATTGCGATGAAGAAATGTCCTCATGTTTAATTTCTAATAACGAAGTATCAGCCTATGTAATAGTTTACATAGAAAAATTCCCCGAAATTGGCTACCTTGGCGGAAGAACAATAGAAGAAATCGAAACATATCTAAATTATTTTCAAGTTATAATCAATAATCTATTAAACGCTTATGAGCAAATTTATTTTGAAATAGATGATACCGATTATTATGCTTTTCCACTAATAACGGCCTTGCAAGTTAACTGTAAAGAATCGTATAATACTTATATCCTTGATTAA
- a CDS encoding GNAT family N-acetyltransferase has translation MLKIEKAGIEDAKTILEIYNDSHKVFGDVPEQDIIDTFENMIKTENTYILYEDNQAIGFISLKDKNTHGLISAIYIKHKIQRKGYGKYILNFIEQEAKHIGLEYLILKALKMFEWTIEFYKKNGFTILDEKEDKLPFITEYIPPAKWEAVMIKRIITCK, from the coding sequence ATGCTCAAAATCGAAAAAGCCGGAATAGAAGATGCAAAAACTATTTTAGAAATTTATAACGATAGTCATAAGGTATTCGGAGATGTACCGGAGCAAGATATAATCGATACATTTGAAAATATGATAAAAACCGAAAATACATATATTCTATATGAAGATAATCAGGCAATCGGATTTATATCACTTAAAGATAAAAATACTCATGGGCTTATTTCAGCCATATACATCAAACATAAAATACAAAGGAAAGGATACGGTAAATACATTTTAAATTTTATTGAACAAGAAGCAAAACATATAGGTTTGGAATATCTTATACTGAAAGCTCTTAAAATGTTTGAATGGACAATAGAATTTTATAAAAAAAACGGCTTTACAATCCTTGATGAAAAGGAAGACAAGCTGCCGTTTATAACCGAATATATTCCGCCGGCAAAATGGGAAGCCGTAATGATAAAAAGGATAATAACATGCAAATAA
- a CDS encoding tetratricopeptide repeat protein, translating into MKLYPKNIEVHNYLALAYIDQGKFKEALNVLLKADKLANEDYVIIFNIGRCYEALKQYDKAKEYYLRMKKNPSKQVQDMAEQKLSELKKLTK; encoded by the coding sequence TTGAAACTATATCCTAAAAATATCGAAGTACATAACTATTTGGCTTTGGCATATATCGATCAAGGAAAATTCAAAGAGGCCTTAAATGTGCTGTTAAAAGCCGATAAGCTCGCAAATGAAGATTATGTAATTATCTTTAACATAGGCAGATGCTATGAAGCCCTAAAGCAATACGATAAGGCAAAAGAATACTATCTTCGTATGAAAAAAAATCCCAGCAAACAAGTTCAAGACATGGCAGAACAAAAACTTTCAGAGCTAAAAAAATTAACCAAATAG
- a CDS encoding helix-turn-helix domain-containing protein: protein MTTEIKKYQNGNYTEYRIEVFPGIIIEHYFCEGGQAWKHYPSTHAPKEDILVHHCRYGRYEALLASGSYHSRGMGKMTISSSLSNLTESAIPAELYEGISVIFSYKKFTPWLKALFSSCHVDFKLMTYQLNLSRQWYYADSDNKMENIFLELYDLFDQNNQPLIQLKIMELIYHVSSELILMRKYEGLIPQSSLKAVKKICAAMLKTSVPITELVLQSNINYNLFPKIFKSVYGTSPSLYRQEYKMNKAASLLKNTDRTVLDIALEQGYENPG, encoded by the coding sequence ATGACAACTGAAATAAAAAAATATCAAAACGGAAATTACACGGAATACAGGATAGAGGTTTTCCCCGGCATAATAATAGAACATTATTTTTGCGAAGGAGGGCAGGCATGGAAGCACTATCCCTCTACTCATGCGCCGAAAGAGGATATACTGGTACATCATTGCAGATACGGACGCTATGAAGCTCTGCTTGCAAGCGGCTCCTATCATTCCAGAGGAATGGGAAAGATGACAATATCCTCGTCTTTATCCAATCTTACAGAGTCTGCAATCCCGGCGGAATTATATGAGGGTATATCCGTTATCTTTTCCTATAAAAAATTTACCCCCTGGCTTAAAGCCTTGTTTTCCTCATGCCATGTGGATTTTAAGCTTATGACTTACCAATTAAATCTTTCCCGACAATGGTATTATGCCGATTCGGATAATAAGATGGAAAACATATTTTTAGAACTGTACGATTTATTTGATCAAAATAATCAGCCCCTCATACAATTAAAAATTATGGAACTTATCTATCATGTATCGTCGGAACTTATTTTAATGAGAAAATACGAGGGGCTTATACCTCAAAGCTCCCTTAAGGCTGTAAAAAAGATATGTGCGGCTATGTTAAAAACTTCGGTTCCCATAACGGAGCTGGTTTTACAGTCAAATATAAATTATAACCTTTTTCCAAAAATATTTAAATCGGTTTATGGAACCTCTCCCAGCCTTTACAGACAAGAATATAAAATGAATAAGGCTGCCTCTCTTTTGAAAAATACCGATAGAACCGTCTTGGATATAGCCCTTGAGCAGGGCTATGAAAACCCGGGTTAA